The genomic segment CTGGCGGATGCCTACCCGGTCGGCGCCGGGCAGCTCGGCATGATCATCGAGATGCTGGCCCGACCGGACCTGAACCTCTACCAGGACTCCACCTCCTTCCTGATCCGCGGCGACGGCCCGTTCTCGGCGTCGGCCTTCGAGCGGGCGGTGCAGCTTGTCGTGGACCGGCACGAGGTGCTGCGCACCACCTTCGACCTGAGCAGCTACTCGGTTCCCCTGCAACTGGTGCACCGCGAGGTCAGCTACCGACCGGGCGTCACCCGCGGTGAACGACTGGGGCCCGAGGGCTGGGAGCCCCGGCTGCGCGCGTACTTCGACGAGCGACGGCGCAACCCGATGTCCCTGACCGAGGCGCCGCTGGTCCGGTTCCACGCCCACCAGGCGGCCGGCACCGACGACTGGTGCTTCTCGGTCACCGAATGCCACCCGGTGTTGGAGGGCTGGAGCTTCCACACGTTGATGATGGAGATCCTCACCGCCTACCGGGACTTCCGGTCCGGTCAGGTGCCGGCCACCCCGGAGCCGGTGCCGTTCCGGTACGCGGACTACATCGCGGCCGAACTCGCCTCGCTGCGGTCGGAGAGTGATCGCGCCTACTGGCGGGGGGTCATCGAGGGACGGTCACCGGGCAAGCTTCCGACGGCCTGGCGGGACGACCCCGACGCCGCCCGGGACCGCTACCAGCACAGCGTCTGGTTCGACGACCTCCAGGACGCCCTGCGCCGGCTCGCCGCCGACACCAGAACCTCGCTGAAGGCGGTGCTGCTGGCCGCGCACCTGACGGTGATGGGCGCGGTGACCGAGGCGGAGGACTTCTGCACCGGCCTGGTGACCGACGCCCGCCCGGAGCTGGTCGGCGCCGAGCGGATCCCCGGCTTCTACATCAACACCGTGCCGTTCGCGATGCCCACCGGCGCGCGTACCTGGGGAGAGCTGGTCGGACTGGTCTACCAGGGGCTGACCGAGATGTGGCCGCACCGCCGGTTCCCCATGCCGATCGTCCAGCAGGAGTTCGCCCCCGGCACCCGGCTGGTCGAGGTGATGTTCAACTACCTCGACTTCCACCAGGTGGACAAGGACCTGGTGCACTGGGAGGCGACGGTCGACGAGTCGGAGAACGAGTTCGCCCTGCACGTCTTCACCCTCGCCGGGGATCGCTCCGGGGTGTTGCGGCTCAACACCACGAACCACGTGCTGACCCGCGATGCGACGCGGCGGCTCGGCGAGATGTACCGGGCGGTGCTTCAGGACATGGCCCGCGGCCCGGGGGGAGACGCCACGGCAGCGTGCCTGCCGCCGGCCGACGCGCGCCGGCTAGCGGCCGTCCGGGACGCGACGGCCCTCGCGACCGAGCCGGAATCCGTGCCGGCCGCCTTCGCCGGGTGGGTCCGGAGCCGTCCGGACGCGGTCGCGGTCCGCTCCGCCGACGTCCAGCTCAGCTACGCGCAGCTCGACGCGGCGGCGCGGCAGGTGGCGGACCGCCTGCGGCAGGTCGGCGTACGCCCGGGCGGGCTGGTCGCGGTGGCGCCGCGGCACGACGTCTCGCTGCCGGCGACGCTGCTCGGGATCTGGCAGGCGGGCGCCGCCTGGCTGGCCCTGGACGGCCGGCTCCCGCCGGAGCAGCGGCCCGCGGCGGCCCGCGCCGCCGGAGCGGACGCCCTCGTCGAGGCGACCACCGTGACGGACCTGCGGCCGGTGACGTCCGACGGGTCGCGGGCCGGTTGGCCGGCCGGTCCGGTCGCGGCCGTGCTGCCCGACCCGCGGACCGCGCCCGGTGGCGGCGCGGTCCTCTCGCACCGCGCGCTGGCGTACGCGTTGGCGGGCCAGCGGGCCGGCCTCGCCGAGCTCGGGTCGCCGTCGACCGAGGAGTCGGTCTGGCTCTTCGCCAGCTCGTTCCCGTCCTGGCCGGCGCTCACCGAACTGCTGCTGCCGATCGTCACGGGTGGGCAGCTCGTCCTCGGGCCGGCGCCCGCCGTCACCCACCGGTACGCCACCGCCGGGGAGGTCGGGTCCGATTCCGCCGGTCGGGTCGGAGCTGGCCCGGTCGTCGTCCTCGCCGGCGGCGACCCCCTGCTCGGGGTGGCGCGTCCGGCCGCGACCGGCGAGGGCGCCCGGGTGGTCGAGGTGGGCGGCTGCGACACGGCACCGGGTTGGCTGACCCTCGCCGGTCGGCCGCTACCCGGCCGGACGCCGTACGTGCTTGATCCGCAGCGGCGGGCGGTGCCGATCGGCGTGCTCGGCGAGCTGTACGTGGGCGGGCCGGCGCTCGCCGACGGGTACCACGGGGACCCGGTGGCGACCGCTGAGCACTTCGTCCCCGCCCCCGACGGTGATCAGCGGCTCCTGCGGACCGGGCACCTCGCCCGGTTCCACGACGACGGCCGGCTGGAACTCCTCGGCCCCCGGCGGTGGTACCGCACCCCGGACTCGGGGCTGGTCGACCTGGGCGCGATCCGCGCGGCGCTGGCTGCCCACCCGGCGGTACGCGAGGCGTACGTCCGGTTGCGGCCGGCGGCGGGCGACGGCCACCAGCTGGTGGCGTACCTGCGGCCGGTCCCCGGCGCGGCGGTCGAACCGGTCGAGATCCGCCGGACCCTGGCCGGCCGGCTGCCCCGCCGGCTCGTGCCGGACATCCTGATCCCGGTCGAGTCCTGGCCGCTGACCGCCAGCGGGCAGGTCGACCCCGACGCGCTGCCGGAGCTGCCCGCCCCGGACGCCTCGACCGGCGGTCACCAGCCGTGGGACGACGAGTTCGAGAGACTGTTGCGGGCCGTGCTTCCGGCCCTGCCCGACGACGCGGAGCTCACCGCGGACGCCGAGCTGGCCGTCCTGGGCCTGAACTCGCTCTCCACGGTGGAGCTGCTCATCTCGCTGGAGCACCTCTACGACGTCAGCATCCCCGGCGGGCGGCTGGTCCTGGACATGTTCGAGACCCCCGCGACCCTGTGGGAGGGGCTCAACCGCCTGCGGGCCGCGCAGCCGGAGGACGCGGGCGTGACCGCATGACCCCGGGACTCCCCGACCTACCGACAGTCAACACGGAGGTGGACATGTCCATCGCAGACCTCGACACATCACTGCGCGACGACATCCGGGAAGCCGTCGCCGAAATCCTGGAGATCGAGCCCGATGAGATCACCTGGACCAGCAGCTTCCAGCACGACCACGAGGCCGACTCGTTGCAGCGCATCGAACTGCTCACCGCCCTGGAACGCCGGTTCGGCATCACGATCGACGAGTCCCTGCTGCCCACGATGACCGACCTGTCGAGCACCTACGCCGTCGTCGCCGAGATCGTGGCGAACCGGTAGCGGAGCGGAGGGAACTGGCATGCCGGTCGAGTCGACGCGCCCGCGCGTGGTGATTACCGGCCTCGGCGTCATCAGCAGCATCGGCACCGGGGCCGAGGAGTTCGCGCGTGCGCTGCGCGCGGGCCGGTCCGGGGCGGGGCCGATCCGGGCGTTCGACACCGAGGGGTTCGAGCACACCAACGGGTGCGAGGTGACCGATTTCGACCCGACGGCGTGGATCGACCGGCTCGATCCCCGGGAGCTGGGCCGAGCCACCCAACTCGCCGTCTCCGGCGCCAACCTGGCCCTCGCGGACGCCCGGCTCAGCCCGGCGTACCTGCGCGCCCGGCCGGCGGTGGTGGCGGTCGGCACCACCAGCGGCGAGACCCGGGAGGTGGAGTTGGCGCTGCAGCGGCAACTGACCACCGGCGCGACGGACATCGAGCCGGCCGCCGCCCGCCGGGCCCGGTCGGGACGGCTCTCCGCGGACATCGCCCGGGAGCTCGACCTCACCGAGGTCGAGGCGGTGACCGTGCCGACCGCCTGCGCCGCGGGCAACTACGCGATCGGCTACGGCTACGACGCGATCGTCGACGGCGACGCGGAACTGGCGCTCTGCGGCGGAGTGGACGCCATGGTGCGTACCAACTTCATCGGATTCCATCGGCTGGGCACCATCGCACCCACCGTGTGCGCGCCGTTCGACGGCGACCGGCGGGGCATCCTCACCGGCGAAGGAAGCGGGATCCTGGTGCTGGAGCGCCTCGACGCGAGTCTGGCGCGTGGAGCCCGGATCTACGCCGAGGTCCTCGGGTACGGATTGAGCTGCGACGCGCACCACGCGGTGTCGCCGGACCGCGACGGGGTGGCCGACTGCATCGCCCGCGCCCACGCCAACGCCGGCGTCGGACCCGACGACCTGGACCTGATATCCGCCCACGGCACCGGAACGAAGACCAACGACGTCACCGAGGTGGCCGCCATCCGCCAGGTCTTCGGCGACCGGCTCCCGCCGACCATCTCCATCAAGTCGATGTTGGGACACACGATGGGCGCCGCGAGCGCGCTGGCCGCGATCGCGTGCGTGCTGTCGCTCACCGAGGGATTCATCCCGCCGACGATCAACTATCGACAACCGGACCCGGAGATAGCCATCGACTGCGTGCCGAACCAGGCGCGACCGGCGTCGCTGCGCCGGGTGCAGAACAACGCACTCGCGTTCGGCGGGAACAACGCCGTCCTCCTGCTCGGAGCCTACTCATGACCGCGACGCGCACCGTCATCACCGGCTGGGAGACCCACTCACCCCTGGGACACGGCACCGACGCCCACACCAGCGCCGCGGCGCTGGTGGCGGGCCGGGACGACGCTCCCCGCCGGGTGCCCGACTTCGAGGTACGGCGGGTACTCGGCGCCAAGGGGACCCGTTCCATGTGCCGGGCGAGCGGCCTCGCGGTCGCCACCGCGGGCCGGCTGCTCACCCGGTTCGCCCTGGACCGGCAGCACCGTACCGACCACGCCGACGACGATCTAGGCCTGGTGCTGGCCACCAGCGACAACGTGCAGACCGTGGTCGACTTCAACCGCGACAGCTGGACCGCGTCGCGCCCCTACGGGGTGGACCCGGCGCGGCTGCCGGTGACACTGATGAACGTACACGCCGGACAGTGTGCGATCTGGCACCGGCTGCGGGGGCCCAACTCCACGATCAGCGGCAGTCACCTCGGCTCGTTGCTGGCGCTCCGCTACACGGGCCGCCTGCTGCGCCGCGGGCACGCCCGGGTGGTGCTCTGCGGTGCGGTGGAGGAGGACAGCGAGACCCGGGCGGCGTACGCGGCGGCCCGGGCGGTGCCCGGCCCACGCCGGCCGCCGGGCGAGGGCTGCGTCATCTTCCTGGTCGAGTCGGCCGATCGGATCGTCCCCGAACGGCCGGCGCTCGCCGAGCTGCTGACGGTGGAGTTCGGGTTCGCACCGAGTGCCGGTGCGGTCCGGGCCGCACTCGCGGGTTGCCTGTCCCGGGCGCTGGCCCGGACCGGCGTGCCGGCGGACCGGATCAGCGCGGTGGTCCCGTCACCGGCGGTGGACGCGCGCGGCGGCGAGGAGGCGCTCGCGATCAAGGTGGTCCTCGGCGAGGTGCCCGTGGTGTCGGCCCTGCACGACGCGCTGGGGGACACCGACGCGGTCGCGGCGGCCTTCCAGATCGTCGGGCTGCTGACCGATCCGGCGCTGGCCGGGCGGATCGCGGCGGTCACGGCGACCGATGCCGAGGGCCGGGTCGGATGCGCGCTGCTGCGGATGCCCCCACGAACGTGACGCAACCCCACCACGGGACCGGATCGACACGTCTGGAAAGGACCTGACCCTGATGGGCTCGGTCAGCACCGGCGACCGTCCGGTCGTCTTGTATCTCACCAACGGCAGCGAACACATGCGGGTCGGCGGCAACGCGCTGCGGACCGCGGCGATCGACGAGGCGATGCACCGCTGCGCGACGACCACCCACCGGGTGCGCTGTGTCGACGAGGAGGACTGCGCACACGCGGCGCCGGCCGAGCCGGCGGCGGCGCTGGGCATCGGCCGGGAGTGAGCCGGCGCAGCACCGCCGGAACCCGGTCCAGCCGTCCGCCGGTCAGCGCGTAGGGGTCCTCCAGCAGCGCCCGCGGCGCCGCGTCGGCGTGCACCGCGGCCAGCAGTGCCCACTCGCCCTCGGTCCGGGGCGGCCGGGGCCGGGCCGGCCGGCCGCGCCCGTCGGCAGCCGGGCCGGACGCGCCGAAGGCCGCTGGATCCGTGGTCACCGCGTAGCTGCGGGGGCGGTCGCGGCGGGGTGCGGATCGAGGCGCGCCATCAGCCAGCGGTGCACCCCGACGGCGTCGGGTCCGGCCGGGCGGGTCAGCACGTCGGCGTGGAGCGTGGCCCGGCCCGCCTCGGCAGTACCGCGGAGGCGGGGATCCGGTACCGCTCGGTCAACCACTCGACGGCCAACGCGGCGGCCGGTGACCGCAGGCGGGCGACGTGCACGCTGTGCCGGCCGGTGTCGCGGCCCTCGGCGATCTCCGGGTTCGGCGAGGGCGACGCGGAAGCCGACCGGGTCGAAGGTGCGGCGGTCGGGGAAGCGGTACTGGTCGAGCCAGGGCCAGGCCTGACCCCAGCTCAGCGGGTAGGTGCCTGCGGCACCGTCAGCCGTGGACAATCCGGCACCTCCTGGTGTCTGGTCGCGGTCTGCGGGGGCTGGTCGGCCGGTCAGCTAGGCCGTGTCCTCCGCTTCCTGCTCCAGCAGTTCGGCGAAGGCGAGCCATCCCTCGGAGCACTGGCGCGCCAGCCGGGCCACGGCGTACGTGCAGTGTGGTGGCAGGGCGGCCGGCACCTGGTGCCACTCCGGGGCGTTGACCACCCGGAGGCTGAGCCAGCGCAGGAACTGCCGGCCCGAGTCGGTGAAGCGCAGCGACGGATCCTGCTGCAGGCTGCGTAGCAGGTCGTCGATGTTCGCGCCGACCCGTCCGATGGTCCGCGTCACCTGGCCGTCCACCGCCGCCGGTCGTCGGACGTCGAGGGTGGGATCCTCGCCGCGGTCGAGGCGGGCGCGGACGTCGCGGACCGTGGCCGGGGAGATGCCCGCGCGGCGTGCGGTCTCCCGCAGCGACGCCTGCGGATCGCGTCGGATGATCTCGGCGGCGATCCGGCGGCCCTGGTTGCGGTCGACCGGACGCGCCCGGCCGTCGCGGCCGATCCGCGACGCGGGCGCCGGTACGGTGGGCAGTGATCGGCGGATGGTGCCGACGGTCACCGGTGCCAGGCCGGTGATCTCGGCGATGGTGCGGTCGGACCAGGAGCTGAACGACCTGATGATCCGGCGCGCCGCCGCGGTGCGGTCGGCCAGCGAGAGCGGCAGGCCGTGTCCGGTGTTGGCGCGGACGGACTCCACGAACGCCTGTTCCTCGGTGCCGTCGAAGAAGTGCACGTCGATCGTCCGCTGACCGCGCAGCATGGCGGCGTGCAGGCGGTGCACGCCGTCGATGACCCGCATGTGGGTCCGGTGCACGAGGATCGGGGGCAGGCGGGTCTCGATCTCGGCCAGCAGCCGGACGTACGCGGGGTCCGCGCCGGCGAGCCGGGGTGAGTCGGCCGGTACGAGCTGGTCCAGCGGGACGTGGACCGGACGGGTCGGCGGCTGCGGCCGGTCCGGCGCAGCCAGGACGCGCAGTTCGCGGGGGAGTGTCGGGACCGCGCCCGATCGGTCACTGCCGGCTACCTTTCCCATGCCGCACTCCAGTTCAGGAAGTCGTTGCGTCGATGTGCCGCCACCGTCGGATGTCGTGGCGGCGTAGCGTCGTCTGCCGCTCCCGCCGGGTCCCGGACCGGTCAACGGAAAGACCAAGGTCAATCTTTTTGTTTCCGGAGCCGGCTAGTCCGCGAACCCGGACGCCTCCGGACAGTGCCGGCTCCGTGACCGGTTGGTGCCGCTGCCGGCCGCCGGGTCCGCCGGACGGCACCGGACAGGCCGGGTACGGAAAGGGTGCGAACCATCACTCACGGTGTCTATTGAGTTTCCGGAGCATTTCCGGAAGTTGTTGACAGTGCTGCCGGCTGGTATCGATACTGACGGTTCGAAAGGCATACATGGACTTCGATCACCGGCGTCCAGCAGCAAGGAGGGCCCGTGAACAACAGCCTCAGACAGCGCAAGAGAATTACCAGGATAGCTGTGCCGACGGCGGTGTTGATGCTGGTCGGCGGCGCGGTGGCGGTGCAGTCCATCCCGCCGGCCGCGGCGGCCGAGACCACCCTGCGGGCGGCGGCCGCCAACGCCGGACTGTTCTTCGGCGTGGCCGCCTCACCCAACCGGCTCTACCCGATCGTCGGGCAGGAGTTCAACCAACTGACCGGCGAGAACGACATGAAGCCGGACCGGATCGCCACCTCGAGCGGCGGACTGCAGAACACCGGCGGCGCGGACAGCCTGGTCAACCACGCCCAGAGCAACAACATGCTGGTCCGTGGTCACACCCTGGTGTGGCACTCGCAGGCCGGCGCGCTGCAGGGGGCCAGCCAGGCGACGCTCAACAACTTCATCGGCAACGCCATCAACCGGTGGGGCAGCCGGATCGCCTACTGGGACGTGGTCAACGAGGCACTGGAGGACAACAACACCGGCCGGCGCCGCAACCAGTGGCCGCACACCATGAACCGGGACGCCAACGGCGACGGCGACTTCTTCGACGCCGGTGACACCGACGTCATCCGGGACTCGTTCATCCGGGCCAGGCAGGTCGTACAGGCCGGCGGATACAACACCAAGCTCTGCATCAACGACTACGACGTCGAAGGGCTGACGGTCCGGGGCGGCACCCCGAACCGCAAGTCCAACGCGCTGTACGACATCGTCCGCAACTACCGGCAGTACATCGACTGCGTCGGGTTCCAGGCGCACTTCAACGACAACCCGAACAGCATCATCACCGACGACCTGCAGGCGAACATCCAGCGCTTCGCCGACCTCGGCGTGGAGGTGCACCTCTCCGAGGTGGACATCGACGACGACCTGAGCAACAACGACATCGGTGCGGGCCAGGCGGAGAACTACCGCAAGGTCGTGCGGGCCTGCCTGAACGTCGCGAGGTGCACCGGCATCACCGTCTGGGGCATCGCCGACAGCGAGTCGTGGCGCTCCTCGGAGCGGGGCCTGCTCTTCACCGGTGGCAATGGCAGCTACCAGAAGAAGGCCGCCTACCACGCGGTCCTCGACGAGCTGAACAAGGGCCGCAACATCACCACCCCGCCGCCGACCACGCCGCCGGTGACGACCCCGCCGCCGACCACCCCACCGGTCGACCCGACCACGCCGCCGCCGACCACCCCGCCGGTGACGACGCCGCCGCCGCCGACGACGACGCCGCCGACCACGCCGCCGAACCCGAGCACCGGCTGCTCGGCGACGGTCTCGCTGAACTCGTGGACCGGTGGCTTCGTCGCCACCGTCCGGGTCACCGCCGGTGCCGCCCGGATCAACGGCTGGAGTGTGCAGCTCACCCTGCCGTCCGGGGCGACCGTGACCAACGCCTGGAACGCCAGCCGCTCCGGTTCAAGCGGCACGGTCCAGTTCAGCAACGTCAGTTACAACGGCTCGGTGAACGCCGGCCAGACCACCGAGTTCGGGTTCCAGGGCACCGGGACCGCCACTGGCATGACCCCGGTCTGCAGCGCATCCTGACCGCCACCGGTCCTGGACGGGCGGCTGCGCCCGTCCAGGACCGGCAGGTGGCCACCGGGGGTACTTTCGTGTCGATCGCAATTCCGAACGGAAAGCCCGGACGGAACTTGTGCCATCTGCGCAAAAAGTTGGTCGACTCTTGACTAAATGATCAATGTCGAGAGCATGGTTCGATGCGCCCAATCTCCACCTGGCCCCGCCGCGTCCTCGCGACGCTTTCCGCCGTCGGACTCGTCACCGCGGTCGCCGCGCTCGGAGCTGCGCCACCCGCAGCCGCGCACGGCACCCTCGGGATGGCCACGCCGGCCGAGGGCAGCACCGTAACCGAGCCGTTGACCATCGTGGAGCTGTACTTCACGGAGCAGGTCGCCTCGAACGCGTACTTCACCGTCACGGCTCCGGGCGGCGGCCGGGTCGACAACGGTTGGGCCTACGGATCAGCCAAGCCCCTGGACCAGCCGGTGCGCGAATACTTCCTGGTGGAGGGGAAGTTCGAGCCACGGGAGTACACCGTCGGCTACCCCGCGCTGGTGACGGTGGCGCACCTGCCCGCCGCCGGACAGTACTCCGTCAGTTACCTCTCGGTGGCCTCCGACGGGGACCCGGTGCGAGGGACACTGACGTTCCGATACACCGGCCGCCCGACACCCGCCCCGCAGGACTGGAGCCCACCGACCAACCAGCCGGATCCGGCGCTGCTGGCGGCGGCGGAGGGCCACGGCTCCGGCCAGGCACCACCATCGGCGGCAGCCACCCCACCGGGACCGGCGCCCGCGACGCCGTTGGCCGCGCCGCCCGCGACGGCGCAGGACCCGGGCCCGCCGGGGTGGATCGGGTGGACCGGCTGGGTCGTCGCGCTGGTGACGGTGCTCGCCGGACTCGCGCTCTGGCGTCGTGGTGAGTGGCGCGGATCCACCAGGACCCGCTCCGGCCGGCCCGGCGCCAAAGGGGTGCCGGCGGCGAAACGTGGCCCATCCGGCCGCCCGAGCGGCGAGCGCAGACGGGCCACCGCTACCCGGGTCAAGGAACCGACGGGATCGGGCCGGCGGGCAGCGGTCCCGTCCACGCGGAAGGGCGGGGCGGTCGGCACCGTCCAGGCGACGGCTCCGCCGCCGCCCGGCGCGTCGACGGTCGAATCGGAGGTGGCGGACACCTCCCCGCCGGCGACCGCGGCCGGACCGAGCAACACGCGACTCGCGCTGCTGACCGGCGGTCTGGTGGTGGCGCTTCTGGCGGGCTTCGGGCTCGGCCGGTTGGGGGGCACCGAGCGCACCCCGGGCGGGTCGGCGCCGGTGGGTGTCCAGGCCGCGACGGGCAACCCGCAGTCGGCGACCGACGGCCACCAGCACGGACCGGGTACCGGTCCGCACACCCATCCCGGCGATGCCGATACGGCGTTGGCCATGGGTACGGCGGTGAACGGGGGCGGCTACCTGCTCCAGCCGGTGCGGCGTACCCAGCCGGCTGGCGAGACGGTGGACTACGCCTTCCGGATCCTGGGCACCGATCGGCAGCCCGCGACCCGGTTCGCGATCGTGCACGACAAGCCGCTACACATGATCGTGGTGGGCCGGGACCTCTCGGGATACCAGCACCTGCACCCGACGATGGCGCCGGACGGCACGTGGACCGTACCGCTGAAGCTGGTCCGGCCAGGCGG from the Solwaraspora sp. WMMD1047 genome contains:
- a CDS encoding phosphopantetheine-binding protein; this encodes MSIADLDTSLRDDIREAVAEILEIEPDEITWTSSFQHDHEADSLQRIELLTALERRFGITIDESLLPTMTDLSSTYAVVAEIVANR
- a CDS encoding beta-ketoacyl synthase N-terminal-like domain-containing protein, which translates into the protein MTATRTVITGWETHSPLGHGTDAHTSAAALVAGRDDAPRRVPDFEVRRVLGAKGTRSMCRASGLAVATAGRLLTRFALDRQHRTDHADDDLGLVLATSDNVQTVVDFNRDSWTASRPYGVDPARLPVTLMNVHAGQCAIWHRLRGPNSTISGSHLGSLLALRYTGRLLRRGHARVVLCGAVEEDSETRAAYAAARAVPGPRRPPGEGCVIFLVESADRIVPERPALAELLTVEFGFAPSAGAVRAALAGCLSRALARTGVPADRISAVVPSPAVDARGGEEALAIKVVLGEVPVVSALHDALGDTDAVAAAFQIVGLLTDPALAGRIAAVTATDAEGRVGCALLRMPPRT
- a CDS encoding copper resistance protein CopC, with product MRPISTWPRRVLATLSAVGLVTAVAALGAAPPAAAHGTLGMATPAEGSTVTEPLTIVELYFTEQVASNAYFTVTAPGGGRVDNGWAYGSAKPLDQPVREYFLVEGKFEPREYTVGYPALVTVAHLPAAGQYSVSYLSVASDGDPVRGTLTFRYTGRPTPAPQDWSPPTNQPDPALLAAAEGHGSGQAPPSAAATPPGPAPATPLAAPPATAQDPGPPGWIGWTGWVVALVTVLAGLALWRRGEWRGSTRTRSGRPGAKGVPAAKRGPSGRPSGERRRATATRVKEPTGSGRRAAVPSTRKGGAVGTVQATAPPPPGASTVESEVADTSPPATAAGPSNTRLALLTGGLVVALLAGFGLGRLGGTERTPGGSAPVGVQAATGNPQSATDGHQHGPGTGPHTHPGDADTALAMGTAVNGGGYLLQPVRRTQPAGETVDYAFRILGTDRQPATRFAIVHDKPLHMIVVGRDLSGYQHLHPTMAPDGTWTVPLKLVRPGGYRIYADFTVIGADGTTGQPLVLGVDHVVPGAHTPAELPPPRPQATAGPFAVSLEGTPTIGVTAPMFLRVSRPDAPEPAPLERYLGAYGHLVVIREGDLGYVHVHPEPELVDGAVKFWLTAPSAGRYRAYFDFQVGGEVHTAEYTLELG
- a CDS encoding endo-1,4-beta-xylanase; this encodes MNNSLRQRKRITRIAVPTAVLMLVGGAVAVQSIPPAAAAETTLRAAAANAGLFFGVAASPNRLYPIVGQEFNQLTGENDMKPDRIATSSGGLQNTGGADSLVNHAQSNNMLVRGHTLVWHSQAGALQGASQATLNNFIGNAINRWGSRIAYWDVVNEALEDNNTGRRRNQWPHTMNRDANGDGDFFDAGDTDVIRDSFIRARQVVQAGGYNTKLCINDYDVEGLTVRGGTPNRKSNALYDIVRNYRQYIDCVGFQAHFNDNPNSIITDDLQANIQRFADLGVEVHLSEVDIDDDLSNNDIGAGQAENYRKVVRACLNVARCTGITVWGIADSESWRSSERGLLFTGGNGSYQKKAAYHAVLDELNKGRNITTPPPTTPPVTTPPPTTPPVDPTTPPPTTPPVTTPPPPTTTPPTTPPNPSTGCSATVSLNSWTGGFVATVRVTAGAARINGWSVQLTLPSGATVTNAWNASRSGSSGTVQFSNVSYNGSVNAGQTTEFGFQGTGTATGMTPVCSAS
- a CDS encoding beta-ketoacyl-[acyl-carrier-protein] synthase family protein, translating into MPVESTRPRVVITGLGVISSIGTGAEEFARALRAGRSGAGPIRAFDTEGFEHTNGCEVTDFDPTAWIDRLDPRELGRATQLAVSGANLALADARLSPAYLRARPAVVAVGTTSGETREVELALQRQLTTGATDIEPAAARRARSGRLSADIARELDLTEVEAVTVPTACAAGNYAIGYGYDAIVDGDAELALCGGVDAMVRTNFIGFHRLGTIAPTVCAPFDGDRRGILTGEGSGILVLERLDASLARGARIYAEVLGYGLSCDAHHAVSPDRDGVADCIARAHANAGVGPDDLDLISAHGTGTKTNDVTEVAAIRQVFGDRLPPTISIKSMLGHTMGAASALAAIACVLSLTEGFIPPTINYRQPDPEIAIDCVPNQARPASLRRVQNNALAFGGNNAVLLLGAYS
- a CDS encoding condensation domain-containing protein encodes the protein MTVEKAGSRTGDLDAAQRAEQIRQRLLGSTRRTVVIDRVDRGGPLPLSAGQQQMWVLHRLDPASPAYLMAWTLRLVGEVDVEALRWAWERLVHRHEILRTRYGQPGDEPVGYLDPPARFELPVVDLLGEPAAGREEHAVRIAAARRQQPFDLETEHPLRVTLIRVAPARHLLVVVTHHIACDGASYRRIGAEVSAYYAERAAGRPAALPDLPVQYADYAGWERRRVAGDGLRTQLEYWRRHLDGLSELALPTDRPRPARPDWRGGTVEVPVGPELTEQIRRLASARQATPYLVLLAAFQTMLAQLSGHEDVAVGTPVTMHALPELDQLIGYTINTVVVRARCPRDATFAAVLAEVRTAALAALDHREVPFRLLVDELRPARDPGGNPLFQVAFDLNPTEDGVFDLPGVEVTPVGAPERTVAKFDLTVHVEEAPDGRLSAYLEFARALFDEETAQRLAAHYGRLLDTVIREPELRLELLPQPPLPGPTPAAAAQPSASGTAGAEPDAELLATLDEVWRDVLRVDRIEPDDNFFDIGGDSVRAVALAGRLKTRGLDVTAADLFAHQTVEELGRAVALRSRAEVPTGIPPFAMVSPADRDALPTDLADAYPVGAGQLGMIIEMLARPDLNLYQDSTSFLIRGDGPFSASAFERAVQLVVDRHEVLRTTFDLSSYSVPLQLVHREVSYRPGVTRGERLGPEGWEPRLRAYFDERRRNPMSLTEAPLVRFHAHQAAGTDDWCFSVTECHPVLEGWSFHTLMMEILTAYRDFRSGQVPATPEPVPFRYADYIAAELASLRSESDRAYWRGVIEGRSPGKLPTAWRDDPDAARDRYQHSVWFDDLQDALRRLAADTRTSLKAVLLAAHLTVMGAVTEAEDFCTGLVTDARPELVGAERIPGFYINTVPFAMPTGARTWGELVGLVYQGLTEMWPHRRFPMPIVQQEFAPGTRLVEVMFNYLDFHQVDKDLVHWEATVDESENEFALHVFTLAGDRSGVLRLNTTNHVLTRDATRRLGEMYRAVLQDMARGPGGDATAACLPPADARRLAAVRDATALATEPESVPAAFAGWVRSRPDAVAVRSADVQLSYAQLDAAARQVADRLRQVGVRPGGLVAVAPRHDVSLPATLLGIWQAGAAWLALDGRLPPEQRPAAARAAGADALVEATTVTDLRPVTSDGSRAGWPAGPVAAVLPDPRTAPGGGAVLSHRALAYALAGQRAGLAELGSPSTEESVWLFASSFPSWPALTELLLPIVTGGQLVLGPAPAVTHRYATAGEVGSDSAGRVGAGPVVVLAGGDPLLGVARPAATGEGARVVEVGGCDTAPGWLTLAGRPLPGRTPYVLDPQRRAVPIGVLGELYVGGPALADGYHGDPVATAEHFVPAPDGDQRLLRTGHLARFHDDGRLELLGPRRWYRTPDSGLVDLGAIRAALAAHPAVREAYVRLRPAAGDGHQLVAYLRPVPGAAVEPVEIRRTLAGRLPRRLVPDILIPVESWPLTASGQVDPDALPELPAPDASTGGHQPWDDEFERLLRAVLPALPDDAELTADAELAVLGLNSLSTVELLISLEHLYDVSIPGGRLVLDMFETPATLWEGLNRLRAAQPEDAGVTA
- a CDS encoding ParB N-terminal domain-containing protein; translated protein: MGKVAGSDRSGAVPTLPRELRVLAAPDRPQPPTRPVHVPLDQLVPADSPRLAGADPAYVRLLAEIETRLPPILVHRTHMRVIDGVHRLHAAMLRGQRTIDVHFFDGTEEQAFVESVRANTGHGLPLSLADRTAAARRIIRSFSSWSDRTIAEITGLAPVTVGTIRRSLPTVPAPASRIGRDGRARPVDRNQGRRIAAEIIRRDPQASLRETARRAGISPATVRDVRARLDRGEDPTLDVRRPAAVDGQVTRTIGRVGANIDDLLRSLQQDPSLRFTDSGRQFLRWLSLRVVNAPEWHQVPAALPPHCTYAVARLARQCSEGWLAFAELLEQEAEDTA